In the Arachis hypogaea cultivar Tifrunner chromosome 20, arahy.Tifrunner.gnm2.J5K5, whole genome shotgun sequence genome, AATATTGTTAGTAGGATGTTTTGAAGTATCCATGCACGAAGCATAAATAAAACTTTAGTAGAATTGTACGTGGTTTCTTGTATACCAGAtatgaaaagtaataatatttctTTAGATGTAATATTAATATAAGGGTTAAGTATTTTTTTGTCCCTAAGATTTGgggtaaaaattaaatttgtcatcgacttttttttgttattaaaattatctccaatgttacaaaatgttataaaatcgtccttttttttaccaaattatccttaacaattaataaaaataatattaaaaaacaaaatccCACCCCACCCTACCCCACCTCACCCCGGTGTTTCTTCATTGTCTTCTCTCCCCTTCCCCTTCTTTCTACCATTCTCTTCGAAACCACCTCTTTTCCAACCCCCAATTCTTCCTCTCTCCTTTTCTGTCACCCTATCATCTTCTCTCTTTCCATCACACTACTATCTTCATCCTATCGTTGTCGAGCTTCTGGTGGTGAGGGGATCTGTTCTTCCCTCTCTCTCGATCTGTTCCTATCCTCAACCACAACTACGACAGAGTTGGTGCgatggagaaggagttggagcaGTCGCGCGATGCAACTAAGGCCCTAAGTGCGATCGCCGAGAGGGCGGCGGAGCTAGAGACAGAGTTGCCAAGGCTCCAATATGACTCTATATCGGATATGAGAGCCGCCGAGGAGATGATGGCTGAGGCTGCTAAGCTCAGAAAGTTGCTATTGGAGATTGAATCCAAGGTGAAATTGCTTGAGCGAGAAGTTGAATTCCTGAAGAAGGACAAATCTAAGAGTAAAGGAAAAATTAGGAATTTGGAGAAGAAAATTGGAGCTCTGGAGaaaaaagatgttgatgagaggAACAAGTGAACTAGGGTTGAGGAGGAGTCGAGGGAGAAGATTcaagagaagaaaaaggaggtTTTAGAATTAGGGTAGAAGACTAAGAAACTGGAGAGCTTTGCAAATTCGAAGAGTTCGGATATGGAGGAGTGGGTTAAGGAGAAACTGAGCTTGCAGGAGGCACTGAAAAAgtctgaggagagagaaaagagCTTAGAATTGTTTGTTGTTCGGTTGAAGGAAGAAGCAGGGGTGTCTGAGAATGTGGTCAGAGGACTGAACCAGAAGGTTGATACTGTGAATGGTGGAGTGAATGGAAATGGGGTTATTGCTAGGGATGGAAAAAGGGTGAAGGGTTTGAATGTTCAGTGGCCTGTATGTGGTGGCAGCTGGTTCTACTGTTGTTACAACTATTGTTGTGATCTGGTTCTACTTTTGGTTGATCCATGAAAATAATGACGATGATGGATTCTTATATGGATTAATATTTATCAAGCCtgtgaattttgatttcttgttgaAAAGTTGGAATACTTGTTGGTTATTAGCACTTTCTTCTGAagaattaaaatagaattttgtGTGTTGAGTTTGTTCACTGTTTGACTTTGatgataaatttaatttgataaccTGTTACTGATTTATTGCTCAAAAATTTTCTTGATGCTAAATTTTGTGctctgattttttctttttctgttgtaAATCATTCTGATGAGGGTGAGGATGaggggtattttttttttaatttttgttt is a window encoding:
- the LOC112785756 gene encoding peroxisomal and mitochondrial division factor 2-like — its product is MEKELEQSRDATKALSAIAERAAELETELPRLQYDSISDMRAAEEMMAEAAKLRKLLLEIESKVKLLEREVEFLKKDKSKSKGKIRNLEKKIGALEKKDVDERNK